Proteins from a single region of Bacteroidota bacterium:
- a CDS encoding MBL fold metallo-hydrolase, whose translation MIEALGKLPSGSGLERIKGKANYTAKGFVNLSHTPMMAEDTSYFKVFRDMLNRPKTSAPPRVIPSVKTNLSQLPDSEPVLVWFGHSSYLLRFNQVNILIDPVFSGNASPFSFMVNAFDGSNVYSVDDMPEIDILVITHDHYDHLDYKTIKLLRNKVKSVVCSIGVAPHLIYWGYPKEKITELYWGESASVSGLKFTAASARHFSGRSIVRNRSLWSSFIVQSAQHQIYIGGDSGYDAHFKTIGEQFGGFDLAILECGQYNNAWKYIHMTPEETVQASIDLQAKVLMPVHWGKFSLALHPWDEPIERAHAHAEKLQVKITSPKIGEVLQLNRYMPAEKWWRNI comes from the coding sequence ATGATTGAGGCTTTAGGGAAATTACCGAGCGGTTCCGGGTTGGAGCGGATAAAGGGTAAGGCAAATTATACTGCAAAAGGATTTGTGAATTTATCGCATACACCGATGATGGCGGAAGATACTTCGTATTTTAAGGTGTTTAGGGATATGTTGAACAGACCGAAGACTTCTGCACCGCCGCGGGTTATACCTTCTGTAAAAACAAATTTATCGCAATTGCCGGATAGTGAGCCTGTTTTGGTGTGGTTTGGACATTCGTCGTATTTATTGCGTTTTAATCAGGTAAATATTTTAATTGATCCGGTTTTTAGTGGCAATGCGTCGCCATTTTCATTTATGGTAAATGCATTTGATGGAAGTAATGTATATAGTGTCGATGATATGCCAGAAATTGACATTTTAGTAATTACCCATGATCATTATGATCATCTCGATTATAAAACAATAAAATTATTGCGCAATAAAGTAAAATCAGTTGTTTGTTCAATTGGTGTTGCACCGCATTTAATTTATTGGGGTTATCCGAAAGAAAAAATTACGGAATTATATTGGGGAGAATCTGCATCGGTGAGTGGATTAAAATTTACTGCTGCCAGTGCACGACATTTTTCGGGTAGAAGTATAGTAAGAAACAGAAGTTTATGGAGTTCATTTATTGTTCAATCTGCTCAGCATCAAATTTACATTGGTGGTGATTCGGGATACGATGCACACTTTAAAACAATTGGTGAACAATTTGGTGGTTTTGATTTAGCTATTTTAGAATGTGGTCAGTATAACAATGCGTGGAAATATATTCACATGACACCTGAAGAAACCGTTCAGGCTTCAATTGATTTACAGGCAAAAGTGCTGATGCCGGTGCATTGGGGGAAATTTTCACTTGCATTACACCCGTGGGATGAACCGATAGAAAGAGCACATGCGCATGCAGAAAAGTTACAGGTTAAAATCACTTCACCAAAAATAGGAGAGGTGTTGCAACTAAACCGTTATATGCCTGCAGAAAAATGGTGGCGAAATATTTAA
- a CDS encoding DUF4188 domain-containing protein, producing MLITVTHIRLRNPALFFRLSMFGYQVQKQAQSTPGFLKMKNTGFWNNHYTLSAWKNHESMHQFARSGAHLNAMKSSKSLAKTLSTYTYEFETFPDWATAKKLIHEHGKVLQF from the coding sequence ATGCTCATTACAGTTACACATATTCGCCTTCGCAACCCTGCACTTTTTTTCCGCCTATCCATGTTCGGCTACCAAGTCCAGAAACAGGCCCAGTCTACCCCTGGATTCCTCAAAATGAAAAACACCGGCTTCTGGAACAATCATTACACCCTCAGCGCATGGAAAAATCATGAAAGTATGCACCAGTTTGCACGTTCCGGTGCACACCTCAATGCAATGAAAAGTTCTAAATCACTTGCCAAAACCCTTTCCACATATACCTATGAATTTGAAACTTTTCCGGATTGGGCGACAGCTAAAAAATTAATCCACGAACACGGAAAAGTGTTACAATTCTAA
- a CDS encoding TonB-dependent receptor has protein sequence MLPTYCKKYNYLFVFILLFTSQHIYGHNGTIHGSVADSINNQPLSGVVVQLIETNTITETNNFGVFTFSNLPKGVYHIEINNLGYENAYLNANVDDVATTQLTVLLKQAPISLESVTIQSNRTHEQNTISAIDIKLRPIESAQDLLRLVPGLFIAQHAGGGKAEQIFLRGFDIDHGTDISVNVDGMPVNMVSHAHGQGYADLHFVIPETIQSFDFLKGPYSAQYADFATAGSINFNTADYIDHNLIKLSAGQFNTLRTLLMLQIPFLNTVGKTQSAYIAGEYHVSDGPFESPQNFNRANIFAKYRSLINDNTILSFSASTFSSRWNASGQIPQRAIDSGLIDRFGAIDDKEGGSTGRSNLNLEITKMLNSRNTFTNQIYFTDYRFELYSNFTFFLEDSINGDMIKQKEHRKLYGYKSTFTNQNYLLGKPFTSTAGLGLRYDAIKDDELSHVAERDILLNYLALGNVFQTNGHAYVSSTIELNPQFQMNAIVRYDLFNFAYDNALDSSYLYQQVRDGILTYKLNFDYALNQNTLIYLYAGKGFHSNDSRVVVAQNALQTLPAAYGSDLGLRFKPFNNLILNPAVWVLYLEQEFVYVGDAAVVEASGKTLRKGLDLSARWELTKWLFLDADINYTFAEALGEPEDANYIPLAANFTSIGGLNIRTQTGWSGSFRYRYMGDRPANETGSVIAEGYMVNDLIVNYTISNFEFGIEIQNLFNVEWNEAQFDTESRLQGEIEPVSELHFTPGVPFFLKVGFGMKF, from the coding sequence ATGTTACCTACTTATTGTAAAAAATACAATTACTTATTTGTATTCATATTACTATTTACTTCACAACACATTTATGGTCATAATGGCACCATTCACGGCAGTGTTGCAGATAGTATAAATAATCAACCGCTGAGTGGTGTGGTAGTTCAATTGATTGAAACCAATACCATTACTGAAACCAATAATTTCGGCGTTTTTACATTTTCCAATTTACCAAAAGGTGTTTATCATATTGAAATAAATAATCTTGGGTACGAAAATGCATATTTAAATGCAAATGTTGATGATGTTGCAACTACACAATTAACCGTGTTATTAAAACAGGCTCCCATATCATTGGAAAGTGTTACGATTCAAAGTAATCGTACGCATGAACAGAACACCATTTCAGCCATTGATATCAAACTGCGGCCAATTGAAAGTGCACAGGATTTATTGCGTTTGGTGCCGGGTTTGTTTATTGCGCAACATGCAGGCGGTGGTAAAGCGGAGCAAATATTTTTACGCGGATTTGATATTGACCATGGTACAGATATTAGTGTGAATGTTGACGGTATGCCTGTGAATATGGTAAGTCATGCGCACGGACAAGGTTACGCGGATTTACATTTTGTAATTCCCGAAACCATTCAGTCGTTTGATTTTTTAAAAGGTCCCTACAGCGCTCAATATGCAGATTTTGCCACTGCAGGTTCTATTAATTTTAATACTGCCGATTATATTGATCATAATTTAATTAAACTCAGTGCCGGTCAATTTAATACGCTGCGCACATTATTGATGCTGCAGATACCTTTTTTGAATACAGTTGGTAAAACACAATCTGCCTACATTGCTGGAGAATACCATGTTTCAGATGGCCCGTTTGAAAGTCCGCAGAATTTTAACCGTGCCAATATTTTTGCTAAATACCGGTCATTAATAAATGATAATACCATTTTAAGTTTCTCAGCATCAACATTTAGCAGCCGCTGGAATGCTTCAGGACAAATACCGCAGCGTGCAATTGATTCAGGTTTAATTGACAGATTTGGTGCAATAGATGATAAAGAAGGTGGATCAACCGGTCGTTCCAATTTGAATTTAGAAATAACAAAAATGCTAAATAGCAGAAATACATTTACCAATCAAATTTATTTCACGGATTATCGGTTTGAATTATATTCCAATTTTACTTTTTTTCTTGAAGATAGTATTAACGGTGATATGATTAAACAAAAAGAACATCGTAAATTATATGGTTACAAGAGTACTTTCACCAACCAAAATTATTTATTAGGTAAACCTTTTACATCCACTGCCGGCTTGGGTTTGCGGTATGATGCAATTAAAGACGATGAATTGTCGCATGTTGCGGAACGTGATATATTATTAAATTATCTTGCACTTGGCAATGTGTTTCAAACAAATGGACATGCTTATGTAAGTTCAACCATTGAACTCAATCCGCAATTTCAAATGAATGCCATTGTTAGATATGACCTATTTAATTTTGCCTATGATAATGCGTTGGATAGCAGTTATCTGTATCAACAGGTACGCGATGGAATTTTAACCTATAAATTAAATTTCGACTACGCATTAAATCAAAATACACTTATTTATTTATATGCAGGCAAAGGTTTTCACAGCAATGATTCCAGAGTTGTTGTTGCACAGAATGCATTACAAACTTTACCTGCTGCTTATGGCTCTGATTTAGGTTTACGTTTTAAACCTTTTAATAATCTTATTTTAAATCCTGCTGTTTGGGTGTTATACCTTGAACAAGAATTTGTATATGTTGGTGATGCTGCGGTTGTTGAAGCAAGTGGTAAAACCTTGCGCAAAGGATTAGATTTATCTGCCCGCTGGGAATTAACAAAATGGTTGTTTTTAGATGCCGATATTAATTACACTTTTGCTGAAGCATTAGGAGAACCTGAGGATGCGAATTACATTCCGTTGGCAGCAAATTTTACGTCAATTGGTGGTTTAAATATCCGCACACAAACCGGCTGGAGCGGCAGTTTCAGGTATCGCTACATGGGTGACCGTCCCGCAAATGAAACAGGTTCTGTAATTGCCGAAGGTTATATGGTTAACGATCTTATTGTAAATTATACAATATCTAATTTCGAATTCGGAATAGAAATTCAAAATTTATTTAATGTTGAATGGAATGAAGCGCAGTTTGATACGGAATCGAGGTTGCAGGGAGAAATTGAGCCGGTAAGTGAATTACATTTTACACCGGGTGTGCCTTTCTTTTTGAAGGTGGGTTTCGGGATGAAATTTTAA
- a CDS encoding HupE/UreJ family protein, which yields MKKIIFPLAILLLATFPAAAHTINYTLDKMDDGEVFGKYLIAGFQHIIPLGLDHILFILCVFFLNTNLKKIILQASMFTLAHTITLGLSMYGIINPPGAIIEPIIALSIVFLAIENVYSDKVKPWRLVMVFIFGLVHGMGFAGALSDLGMPDYAFATALISFNVGVELGQMAIILTMYFLVSRRFSSMNWYRSKLVIPVCLVIAVIAGYWTIERIMTV from the coding sequence ATGAAAAAAATAATTTTCCCACTTGCTATTTTATTACTGGCAACTTTTCCTGCTGCGGCGCATACCATAAATTATACTTTAGATAAAATGGATGATGGTGAAGTGTTTGGCAAATATTTAATTGCCGGATTTCAACATATTATTCCGCTCGGTTTAGATCATATTCTTTTTATACTTTGTGTGTTTTTTTTAAATACAAATCTGAAAAAAATAATTCTGCAGGCAAGTATGTTTACGCTTGCACATACTATAACACTGGGTTTAAGCATGTATGGTATAATTAATCCGCCGGGTGCTATCATTGAACCAATTATTGCATTGAGCATCGTATTTCTTGCCATAGAAAATGTATATTCCGATAAAGTAAAACCATGGCGACTGGTGATGGTATTTATTTTTGGTTTGGTGCATGGAATGGGCTTTGCAGGTGCATTAAGTGATTTGGGTATGCCCGATTATGCATTTGCCACAGCCCTAATCAGCTTTAATGTTGGTGTTGAACTTGGACAAATGGCCATCATTCTTACCATGTATTTTTTGGTTAGCCGACGATTCAGCAGTATGAACTGGTATCGCAGCAAACTGGTAATTCCTGTTTGTCTGGTCATAGCCGTTATTGCCGGATACTGGACTATTGAGCGCATCATGACCGTATAA
- a CDS encoding tetratricopeptide repeat protein has translation MQKQIFTLLFVAATLFTSQSCSNMSGKNTETSMNSAIPALLDNPLTSGKVEEWEELLTNYDKAVAGLQKNPDALDQYIVLAQVFITEARLTGNNSYYNQAAVKMLDNILSSEKKDKDLEFQALTLKSGVLLSMHQFEDALTAANAAYAISNHNAQLLGALVDANVELGNYAKAVEYCDMMMQLRPDIRSYSRVSYLRQIYGDNAGAIDAMKMAVESGLPGAESTEWARVILGDLLLMNGDLKNAEICYSTADGLRENYAYAKAGMGRLEKAKKNYDAAIQYTEAAITIMSDVSFVNQLADIYALKGNTEKAAEIRDDVLDILKDGEKEQNKSDVAIKHNGARELAYAYMQNDKLEDAYTFAKKDISTRPENIDANELAAWIAYLSGDYSAAKTYADNMLKTKVKNPATLYKAGMIYKQSGNGAMAETLMQEAVALNPNVAAQINTLISK, from the coding sequence ATGCAAAAGCAAATCTTTACCTTACTATTCGTTGCAGCCACACTGTTTACAAGCCAGAGTTGCTCCAATATGAGTGGAAAAAATACCGAAACTTCAATGAATTCGGCTATTCCGGCACTTCTCGATAATCCGCTTACATCAGGAAAAGTGGAAGAATGGGAAGAATTACTCACCAATTATGATAAAGCTGTTGCCGGCCTCCAAAAAAATCCGGATGCGCTGGATCAGTATATTGTTTTGGCTCAGGTATTTATAACGGAAGCTCGTTTAACCGGTAATAACAGCTACTACAATCAGGCTGCAGTAAAAATGTTAGATAATATTTTAAGCAGCGAGAAAAAAGATAAAGACCTAGAATTTCAGGCATTAACATTAAAATCAGGCGTTTTACTTTCAATGCATCAGTTTGAAGATGCATTAACTGCTGCCAATGCTGCGTATGCCATTAGTAATCATAATGCACAATTATTAGGTGCTTTGGTTGATGCCAATGTTGAACTCGGCAATTATGCTAAAGCAGTTGAATATTGTGATATGATGATGCAATTGCGTCCTGATATTCGTTCATACTCCCGCGTATCTTATTTACGTCAGATTTACGGCGATAATGCCGGTGCTATTGATGCCATGAAAATGGCCGTGGAAAGCGGATTACCGGGAGCTGAATCTACCGAATGGGCGAGAGTAATTCTAGGTGATTTATTATTGATGAACGGCGATTTAAAAAATGCCGAAATATGTTACTCAACTGCTGATGGTTTACGCGAAAATTATGCGTATGCAAAAGCCGGTATGGGCAGATTAGAAAAAGCGAAAAAAAATTACGATGCTGCTATTCAATATACTGAAGCTGCAATTACCATTATGAGCGATGTAAGTTTTGTAAATCAGCTTGCAGACATCTATGCATTAAAAGGTAATACTGAAAAAGCTGCTGAAATTCGTGATGATGTTTTGGATATTTTAAAAGATGGTGAAAAAGAACAAAATAAATCGGATGTAGCCATTAAACATAATGGTGCTCGTGAATTAGCATATGCTTATATGCAAAATGATAAATTAGAAGATGCTTATACTTTTGCTAAAAAAGATATCAGCACTCGCCCCGAAAATATTGATGCAAATGAATTAGCTGCCTGGATTGCCTATTTATCAGGCGATTATTCAGCAGCAAAAACATACGCTGATAATATGCTGAAAACAAAAGTAAAAAATCCTGCAACGTTATATAAAGCAGGCATGATTTACAAACAATCAGGTAACGGCGCAATGGCTGAAACACTGATGCAGGAGGCTGTTGCATTGAATCCAAATGTTGCTGCGCAGATAAATACTCTTATTTCTAAGTAA
- a CDS encoding Hsp20/alpha crystallin family protein yields the protein MYQTQTCAAKGNRGGNERQLLYRSMERAAVNIYTTENSYEMLVFAPGRIREHFSVELEGGQLTVGYRPPEGFPRPEWVRREYSRGGFSRTFTLGATIDASAISAKYEDGVLHIHLPLLKGEAMPKQKINVV from the coding sequence ATGTATCAAACGCAAACATGTGCCGCAAAAGGCAACAGAGGAGGCAACGAACGGCAGTTGCTTTACCGGTCAATGGAAAGAGCCGCAGTAAACATTTACACCACGGAGAACAGCTATGAGATGCTGGTATTTGCTCCGGGTAGAATTCGCGAACATTTCAGCGTGGAGCTGGAGGGTGGACAATTAACCGTAGGTTACCGTCCCCCTGAAGGATTTCCTCGTCCGGAATGGGTGCGCAGGGAATATAGTCGCGGCGGATTTTCGCGGACTTTTACCTTAGGTGCAACCATTGATGCTTCTGCAATTTCAGCGAAGTATGAAGATGGTGTTTTGCACATCCACCTGCCTTTGTTAAAAGGTGAGGCGATGCCAAAACAAAAAATTAATGTGGTGTAA
- a CDS encoding T9SS type A sorting domain-containing protein: MTTYGGLLNQGTAFKVKKDGTSYQKLMDMQDDPNGSLPYGSLVYDGTYLYGMTNIGGEYNYGTIFKILTDGTGYEKLYDFDLTTGAQPLGSLIIDGTTIYGMTELGGPDNNGFAFQIDNDGSNFTHLIDFDGDNGSLPFGSLIKVNGALFGMTNYGGANNTGVIFRYGEEIIEAVNDITKNNITISPNPNSGNFNITVDAADLQNDLKLEVINPLGQTILSQTITSTQTQIHISQKIPGLYLIKCGSEISTVLVF, encoded by the coding sequence ATGACAACCTATGGCGGATTATTAAATCAAGGCACTGCATTTAAAGTGAAAAAAGATGGAACATCTTACCAAAAATTAATGGACATGCAAGATGACCCAAATGGTTCCCTCCCTTATGGAAGCCTGGTTTATGACGGAACTTATTTATACGGAATGACAAATATCGGCGGCGAATATAATTATGGAACTATTTTTAAAATATTAACCGATGGAACCGGTTATGAAAAATTATACGATTTTGACCTTACTACCGGAGCCCAACCGCTTGGCTCGTTAATTATCGATGGAACAACAATTTATGGTATGACAGAACTTGGTGGCCCTGATAATAATGGATTTGCTTTTCAGATAGATAATGATGGTAGTAATTTTACACATTTAATTGATTTTGATGGCGATAACGGTTCACTTCCATTTGGTAGTTTAATTAAAGTAAACGGTGCTTTATTTGGGATGACTAACTACGGCGGAGCAAATAATACCGGTGTCATCTTCCGTTACGGAGAAGAAATAATTGAAGCCGTTAATGATATCACTAAAAACAATATTACCATCTCCCCCAACCCAAATTCCGGTAATTTTAATATTACTGTTGATGCCGCTGATTTACAAAATGATTTAAAACTCGAAGTAATTAATCCCCTCGGACAAACAATATTATCTCAAACCATCACCTCCACCCAAACCCAAATTCATATCTCCCAAAAAATACCCGGTTTATATTTAATTAAGTGCGGATCTGAGATATCTACAGTACTAGTTTTTTAA
- a CDS encoding T9SS type A sorting domain-containing protein translates to MLEVYPNPASDKIQLNYFTSEAGAVSINVVDVTGKVYITKTATAVNGNNTFTIGLDALESGVYFVQIKNGEKQVIDKFIVTK, encoded by the coding sequence ATGCTTGAAGTATATCCTAATCCTGCAAGTGATAAAATACAATTAAATTATTTCACTAGTGAAGCAGGTGCTGTTTCAATTAATGTGGTTGATGTTACAGGTAAAGTTTATATTACCAAAACAGCAACAGCAGTTAATGGAAATAATACGTTCACTATCGGACTTGATGCACTCGAAAGTGGTGTATACTTTGTTCAGATTAAAAATGGTGAAAAACAGGTTATCGATAAATTTATCGTAACCAAATAA
- a CDS encoding DUF4331 domain-containing protein, which translates to MFIASGLMATQVMASSHREAPLIANDPLADNTDLYVFRSPDDPNMVTIIANYIPAEIPFGGPNYNHFGENIRYEIHIDNNIATPGDDIIYRATFTRTNEDPTTFFSIRLGAENLKTTYMLEKSVDGGLTFNTIVTDGVVPAINIGARSIEDAVVGLGAASYDELMMNAVATAVTGEKVFCGPVDDPFFVDLGGIFDLGNAPRATETPRDGLGHFNCHTIALQIPISMLQKDGLSVDMADDILDGDFVIGVWASASRRAIRTLNGDGTESASGDWIQVSRLGMPLTNEAVIPLGEKDYWNSLSPYAEDAAHFEFFYNPELALYMDDALFGTAVPQFQKLRIQKASLVAYNFSNGADGLYGLKGSPAVAGTALDDAIFGTLLLPAAGKPRSVDLWPLFFTGAPNLAPYQLATGKAGNPLAAGKPFVNNFLPNGGDMLRLNMAVPVTDRMSPFFSSEGLLAAAVIGLTVDPFNTTTALEFIPNMDGFPNGRRLEDDVTRIELQAVSGIVLAAIGLWYDDYDAATGESPVTRDMRDVINYTTRVEHNDAPFQTTFPYVAAPWRGTEVDFEY; encoded by the coding sequence ATGTTCATTGCCTCAGGGTTGATGGCTACGCAGGTTATGGCATCGAGCCACAGAGAGGCTCCGCTGATTGCCAATGACCCGCTTGCCGACAATACTGACCTTTACGTATTCCGGAGCCCGGATGATCCGAATATGGTTACGATTATTGCCAACTACATTCCGGCTGAAATTCCTTTTGGCGGTCCGAATTACAACCATTTCGGCGAAAATATCCGCTATGAAATTCACATTGATAATAATATTGCCACGCCCGGTGATGATATTATTTATCGCGCAACTTTTACGCGCACAAACGAAGATCCTACTACATTTTTTAGTATTCGTTTAGGTGCTGAAAATTTGAAAACTACGTACATGCTCGAAAAAAGTGTGGACGGTGGTTTAACATTTAATACCATTGTTACTGATGGTGTAGTTCCTGCTATCAACATTGGCGCACGCTCAATTGAAGATGCTGTTGTAGGTTTAGGCGCAGCTTCTTATGATGAACTTATGATGAACGCTGTTGCAACTGCTGTAACAGGAGAAAAAGTATTTTGTGGTCCGGTTGACGATCCGTTTTTTGTTGACCTTGGTGGTATTTTCGATTTAGGAAATGCACCTCGTGCTACAGAAACTCCACGTGATGGTTTAGGACATTTTAATTGTCACACAATTGCCTTACAAATTCCAATCAGCATGTTACAAAAAGATGGTTTATCGGTTGATATGGCTGATGACATTTTAGATGGTGATTTTGTGATTGGTGTTTGGGCAAGTGCTAGTCGCCGTGCAATTCGCACATTAAATGGCGATGGTACTGAAAGTGCTTCAGGCGATTGGATTCAGGTTTCCCGTTTAGGTATGCCTTTAACCAATGAAGCTGTGATACCACTGGGCGAAAAAGATTATTGGAATTCATTATCTCCTTACGCTGAAGATGCTGCACATTTTGAATTTTTCTACAATCCTGAATTGGCATTGTATATGGATGATGCATTGTTTGGAACAGCAGTTCCGCAATTTCAAAAATTACGTATTCAAAAAGCAAGTTTAGTTGCTTACAATTTCAGCAATGGTGCTGATGGTTTATACGGATTAAAAGGTTCACCTGCGGTTGCGGGAACTGCATTGGATGATGCAATTTTCGGAACATTATTATTACCTGCTGCAGGCAAACCACGTTCGGTAGATTTATGGCCATTATTTTTTACCGGTGCACCGAATTTAGCGCCTTATCAATTAGCAACAGGCAAAGCAGGTAATCCACTTGCTGCCGGAAAACCTTTCGTAAATAATTTCTTACCAAATGGTGGTGATATGTTACGATTAAATATGGCTGTTCCTGTTACTGATCGTATGAGTCCTTTCTTCAGTTCTGAAGGTTTATTAGCGGCTGCTGTTATTGGTTTAACTGTTGATCCGTTTAATACAACTACTGCATTAGAATTTATTCCAAACATGGATGGTTTCCCTAACGGTCGCCGTTTGGAAGATGATGTTACACGCATCGAATTACAGGCAGTGAGCGGAATTGTTTTAGCTGCAATCGGTTTATGGTACGATGATTATGATGCTGCAACAGGCGAATCACCGGTTACCCGCGATATGCGTGATGTAATTAATTACACAACACGTGTTGAACATAACGATGCACCATTCCAAACAACTTTCCCTTATGTTGCTGCTCCATGGAGAGGAACTGAAGTTGACTTTGAATATTAA
- a CDS encoding HigA family addiction module antidote protein yields MKRLKNIHPGKILSEKFLIPLEISAYRLSKEIAIPQTRISEIIKGNRRITADTALRLSKFFGNSAKFWLGLQNDFDIENELREKEKMIKRIKRFDGKAA; encoded by the coding sequence ATGAAACGCTTAAAAAATATTCACCCTGGAAAAATCTTATCAGAGAAATTTTTAATTCCTCTAGAAATATCTGCTTACCGACTTTCGAAAGAAATTGCCATACCGCAAACACGCATTTCTGAAATTATAAAAGGCAATCGTAGAATTACAGCCGACACTGCATTGCGCCTCTCCAAATTTTTCGGCAACTCGGCAAAATTTTGGTTGGGGCTACAAAATGATTTTGACATTGAAAATGAGTTGAGGGAGAAGGAGAAGATGATTAAAAGGATTAAGCGGTTTGATGGGAAGGCTGCGTGA
- a CDS encoding T9SS type A sorting domain-containing protein, whose product MQSQTNVYHKFLTEGAEWSELVISYSFEYDSITYIQHEGIFGDTIIDGKLYYKMGSFLMREDTINKKVYAQELAFGWPDTLLYDFNLNIGESAAHCAEFSVANLFPDATVTNIDSIFIGKYRKRWEIKYTPLVEEGDSVTYWIEGIGSDNGIFTPYGSWYWPDIRRLICYKENDSVLFSDLQFYYDCDGIFEDTSINIFENIIEPTFVIQPNPADKLTQIILPNESNVIKQLAVFNVRNQLVFEGKFIEDEFNMNCSGVYPGIYFIVITEGQKKYYNKLVVTH is encoded by the coding sequence TTGCAATCGCAAACAAATGTATACCATAAATTCCTTACCGAAGGTGCAGAATGGAGTGAACTAGTTATTTCTTACTCTTTTGAATATGACAGCATTACTTATATTCAACATGAAGGCATATTTGGAGACACAATAATTGATGGAAAATTATATTATAAAATGGGCTCATTTTTGATGCGTGAGGACACAATTAATAAAAAGGTTTATGCTCAGGAATTAGCTTTTGGATGGCCTGATACACTGCTTTATGATTTTAATTTAAATATTGGCGAATCTGCCGCACATTGTGCAGAGTTCTCTGTAGCTAATTTATTTCCCGATGCGACAGTAACAAACATTGATTCTATTTTCATCGGTAAATACAGAAAACGATGGGAAATAAAATATACCCCATTAGTTGAGGAGGGGGACTCTGTTACTTACTGGATTGAAGGCATTGGAAGTGATAACGGCATATTTACCCCTTATGGTTCATGGTATTGGCCGGATATTAGGAGATTAATTTGTTATAAAGAAAATGATAGTGTATTGTTTTCTGACCTACAGTTTTATTATGATTGCGATGGTATTTTTGAAGACACGAGTATAAATATTTTTGAAAATATTATTGAACCAACATTTGTTATTCAACCAAACCCAGCCGACAAGCTTACGCAAATCATTTTGCCAAATGAAAGTAACGTGATTAAACAATTGGCAGTTTTCAATGTACGAAATCAGCTTGTTTTTGAAGGTAAATTTATTGAAGATGAATTTAATATGAATTGCAGCGGCGTTTATCCCGGAATTTATTTTATTGTAATTACAGAAGGCCAAAAAAAATACTATAACAAACTTGTTGTAACACATTAA
- a CDS encoding T9SS type A sorting domain-containing protein, whose amino-acid sequence MVYTTLLAHGIGRILEGWFVTQKMKMSYILILNFGMTVQKFFKDTSDQIFDNAFENSIIVKPNPANKYLQISLESTRALNHYEFAVFNIAKQLVLKDSISGPNFTLDCSNFQEGLYFLLLFDGDKTY is encoded by the coding sequence ATGGTATATACAACCCTTTTAGCTCATGGTATTGGCCGGATATTAGAAGGCTGGTTTGTTACTCAGAAAATGAAAATGTCTTATATTCTGATCTTGAATTTTGGTATGACTGTTCAGAAGTTTTTTAAAGACACATCGGATCAAATATTTGATAATGCATTTGAAAATTCGATTATTGTAAAACCGAACCCGGCTAACAAGTACCTTCAAATATCATTAGAATCAACCCGCGCACTAAACCACTATGAATTCGCTGTCTTTAACATTGCGAAGCAGCTAGTTTTAAAAGATTCCATTAGCGGTCCTAATTTCACTTTAGATTGCTCTAATTTTCAAGAAGGATTGTATTTTCTTCTCTTATTTGACGGAGACAAAACGTATTAA
- a CDS encoding T9SS type A sorting domain-containing protein encodes MIAISNLIYNPKVILFNAYGAQAKVINPTTNTFLLDTKNLPSGIYFLTIFSAQKLIVTKQICIN; translated from the coding sequence ATGATAGCCATCAGTAATTTAATTTATAATCCAAAGGTTATACTTTTCAATGCTTATGGAGCACAAGCAAAAGTAATAAATCCAACTACTAACACATTTTTATTGGACACCAAAAATTTACCATCAGGAATTTATTTTTTAACAATATTTAGCGCACAAAAGCTTATTGTAACTAAACAGATTTGTATAAATTAA